One window from the genome of bacterium encodes:
- a CDS encoding cold shock domain-containing protein: MAERSRGRVKWFNAAKGFGFIEREGQSDVYVHFSEIMGGGYRELHEGETVEFIVADTPKGPQATQVQRLGHM; encoded by the coding sequence ATGGCAGAACGCAGCAGAGGACGCGTGAAGTGGTTCAACGCCGCAAAGGGCTTTGGATTCATCGAGCGTGAGGGGCAGTCGGACGTGTACGTCCACTTCTCCGAGATAATGGGCGGCGGATACCGCGAGCTTCACGAGGGTGAGACGGTCGAGTTTATCGTGGCCGACACGCCCAAAGGCCCGCAGGCCACCCAGGTTCAGCGCCTCGGCCATATGTAA